The following are from one region of the Coffea eugenioides isolate CCC68of chromosome 2, Ceug_1.0, whole genome shotgun sequence genome:
- the LOC113763436 gene encoding short-chain dehydrogenase TIC 32, chloroplastic-like isoform X3 has protein sequence MWLCNTKGSSGFSSSSTADEVTEGIDASGLTAIVTGASSGIGTEMARVLALRGVHVTIAVRNMAAGQKVREAIVKEIPEAKIDVMELDLSSMASVRRFASEFNSLGHPLNILINNAGIMGTPFKLSQDNIELQFATNHLGHFLLTNLLLDTMKKTYYKSKKEGRIVNVSSDAHRYTYREGIRFDRISDEKGYSSFFAYCKSKLANLLHSYELARRFKEEGVEITANSVHPGVIISNVFHRRGCCIDIYPRIHS, from the exons ATGTGGTTGTGCAACACAAAAGGGTCGTCTGGATTTTCATCCTCTTCCACCGCGGATGAAGTCACTGAGGGCATTGACGCCTCTGGTCTCACTGCCATTGTCACTG GTGCATCAAGTGGTATTGGTACTGAAATGGCCCGCGTTCTTGCACTGCGTGGAGTCCATGTCACAATTGCAGTCAGAAACATGGCTGCAGGCCAAAAGGTTAGAGAAGCCATTGTGAAGGAAATCCCTGAAGCCAAGATCGATGTCATGGAGTTGGATCTTAGTTCAATGGCATCTGTAAGAAGATTTGCATCAGAGTTTAATTCGTTGGGTCATCCCTTGAATATCCTAAT TAATAATGCAGGAATCATGGGTACCCCTTTCAAGCTATCCCAGGACAACATAGAATTACAGTTTGCCACGAATCATTTAG GTCATTTTCTTTTAACGAACCTGTTGCTGGACACCATGAAGAAAACGTATTACAAAAGTAAGAAAGAGGGGAGGATAGTAAACGTTTCATCAGATGCTCACCGCTACACATATCGTGAAGGTATTCGTTTCGATAGGATCAGTGATGAAAAAGG ATACAGTAGCTTCTTTGCTTATTGTAAATCAAAGCTGGCTAATCTACTGCACTCCTATGAGCTAGCCAGACGCTTTAAG GAAGAAGGGGTGGAAATAACCGCCAACTCTGTTCATCCAGGAGTGATTATCAGCAATGTTTTCCATCGTCGAGGCTGCTGTATAG ACATCTACCCGCGGATCCATTCTTAA
- the LOC113763436 gene encoding short-chain dehydrogenase TIC 32, chloroplastic-like isoform X2 — protein sequence MWLCNTKGSSGFSSSSTADEVTEGIDASGLTAIVTGASSGIGTEMARVLALRGVHVTIAVRNMAAGQKVREAIVKEIPEAKIDVMELDLSSMASVRRFASEFNSLGHPLNILINNAGIMGTPFKLSQDNIELQFATNHLGHFLLTNLLLDTMKKTYYKSKKEGRIVNVSSDAHRYTYREGIRFDRISDEKGYSSFFAYCKSKLANLLHSYELARRFKLDRAAYPMLCFVPNVKPSQCLTDTANSLSPEWEVKGRRGGNNRQLCSSRSDYQQCFPSSRLLYRSCQ from the exons ATGTGGTTGTGCAACACAAAAGGGTCGTCTGGATTTTCATCCTCTTCCACCGCGGATGAAGTCACTGAGGGCATTGACGCCTCTGGTCTCACTGCCATTGTCACTG GTGCATCAAGTGGTATTGGTACTGAAATGGCCCGCGTTCTTGCACTGCGTGGAGTCCATGTCACAATTGCAGTCAGAAACATGGCTGCAGGCCAAAAGGTTAGAGAAGCCATTGTGAAGGAAATCCCTGAAGCCAAGATCGATGTCATGGAGTTGGATCTTAGTTCAATGGCATCTGTAAGAAGATTTGCATCAGAGTTTAATTCGTTGGGTCATCCCTTGAATATCCTAAT TAATAATGCAGGAATCATGGGTACCCCTTTCAAGCTATCCCAGGACAACATAGAATTACAGTTTGCCACGAATCATTTAG GTCATTTTCTTTTAACGAACCTGTTGCTGGACACCATGAAGAAAACGTATTACAAAAGTAAGAAAGAGGGGAGGATAGTAAACGTTTCATCAGATGCTCACCGCTACACATATCGTGAAGGTATTCGTTTCGATAGGATCAGTGATGAAAAAGG ATACAGTAGCTTCTTTGCTTATTGTAAATCAAAGCTGGCTAATCTACTGCACTCCTATGAGCTAGCCAGACGCTTTAAG CTCGATCGGGCCGCCTATCCTATGCTATGTTTCGTGCCCAACGTGAAACCAAGTCAATGTTTAACTGATACAGCCAACAGCCTCTCACCGGAGTGGGAAGTTAAAG GAAGAAGGGGTGGAAATAACCGCCAACTCTGTTCATCCAGGAGTGATTATCAGCAATGTTTTCCATCGTCGAGGCTGCTGTATAG GTCTTGCCAATAA
- the LOC113763436 gene encoding short-chain dehydrogenase TIC 32, chloroplastic-like isoform X1 translates to MWLCNTKGSSGFSSSSTADEVTEGIDASGLTAIVTGASSGIGTEMARVLALRGVHVTIAVRNMAAGQKVREAIVKEIPEAKIDVMELDLSSMASVRRFASEFNSLGHPLNILINNAGIMGTPFKLSQDNIELQFATNHLGHFLLTNLLLDTMKKTYYKSKKEGRIVNVSSDAHRYTYREGIRFDRISDEKGYSSFFAYCKSKLANLLHSYELARRFKEEGVEITANSVHPGVIISNVFHRRGCCIGLANKLDKYVFKTLQQGASTTCYAALHPQVKGISGAYFRNNNIAKASSKAMDADLASRLWEFSLNLVKQNGDDS, encoded by the exons ATGTGGTTGTGCAACACAAAAGGGTCGTCTGGATTTTCATCCTCTTCCACCGCGGATGAAGTCACTGAGGGCATTGACGCCTCTGGTCTCACTGCCATTGTCACTG GTGCATCAAGTGGTATTGGTACTGAAATGGCCCGCGTTCTTGCACTGCGTGGAGTCCATGTCACAATTGCAGTCAGAAACATGGCTGCAGGCCAAAAGGTTAGAGAAGCCATTGTGAAGGAAATCCCTGAAGCCAAGATCGATGTCATGGAGTTGGATCTTAGTTCAATGGCATCTGTAAGAAGATTTGCATCAGAGTTTAATTCGTTGGGTCATCCCTTGAATATCCTAAT TAATAATGCAGGAATCATGGGTACCCCTTTCAAGCTATCCCAGGACAACATAGAATTACAGTTTGCCACGAATCATTTAG GTCATTTTCTTTTAACGAACCTGTTGCTGGACACCATGAAGAAAACGTATTACAAAAGTAAGAAAGAGGGGAGGATAGTAAACGTTTCATCAGATGCTCACCGCTACACATATCGTGAAGGTATTCGTTTCGATAGGATCAGTGATGAAAAAGG ATACAGTAGCTTCTTTGCTTATTGTAAATCAAAGCTGGCTAATCTACTGCACTCCTATGAGCTAGCCAGACGCTTTAAG GAAGAAGGGGTGGAAATAACCGCCAACTCTGTTCATCCAGGAGTGATTATCAGCAATGTTTTCCATCGTCGAGGCTGCTGTATAG GTCTTGCCAATAAGCTCGATAAATATGTGTTTAAGACTCTTCAACAA GGAGCTTCGACAACCTGCTATGCAGCATTGCATCCGCAAGTCAAGGGAATTAGCGGTGCATATTTTCGGAACAACAACATAGCCAAAGCTAGCTCAAAGGCCATGGACGCAGATTTGGCTAGCAGACTCTGGGAGTTTAGCTTGAACCTGGTAAAGCAAAATGGAGATGATTCCTGA